A genomic window from Gammaproteobacteria bacterium includes:
- a CDS encoding enoyl-ACP reductase gives MGFMQGKRALIVGLASNRSIAWGIAQAMQREGANLAFTYQNDKLKPRVEKMAEECGSQIALPCDVVSDEEIQGVFEGLNKHWDKLDIIVHSVAFAPREELEGNYLDNVTREGFKTAHDISSYSFSALAKGGREMMRGQNGSLLTLSYLGAERVLPGYNVMGLAKASLEANVRYMAASLGPEGTRVNAISAGPIRTLAASGIKNFRAMLDYNEQNTPLRRNVTIEEVGNAAAFLCSDLASGISGEIMYVDGGYNITGMGQLG, from the coding sequence ATGGGTTTTATGCAAGGCAAGCGAGCTCTGATTGTAGGGTTAGCCAGTAACCGTTCAATAGCTTGGGGAATTGCCCAGGCGATGCAGCGTGAAGGTGCCAATTTAGCCTTCACCTATCAAAACGACAAATTAAAACCCAGAGTGGAAAAAATGGCTGAAGAGTGCGGCTCTCAAATCGCATTACCTTGTGACGTCGTCAGTGACGAAGAAATCCAAGGGGTCTTCGAAGGTTTGAATAAACACTGGGACAAGTTGGATATTATTGTACACTCTGTAGCCTTTGCGCCTAGAGAAGAACTGGAAGGTAACTATCTGGACAACGTGACCCGAGAAGGCTTCAAAACTGCACATGATATCAGTTCATACAGCTTTTCGGCACTGGCCAAGGGCGGTCGGGAAATGATGCGAGGCCAAAACGGCTCACTGCTCACCCTGAGCTATCTGGGTGCAGAACGAGTTCTGCCCGGCTACAATGTCATGGGATTGGCTAAAGCCAGCCTGGAAGCCAATGTACGTTACATGGCTGCCAGCCTCGGTCCCGAAGGCACTCGCGTTAATGCCATCTCCGCCGGCCCCATTCGCACCCTTGCCGCCTCCGGCATTAAGAATTTTCGCGCCATGCTGGATTACAATGAGCAAAATACCCCATTGCGACGTAACGTCACCATAGAGGAAGTAGGTAACGCCGCGGCATTCCTGTGTTCGGATCTGGCATCCGGGATTTCCGGTGAAATTATGTACGTGGATGGTGGTTACAATATTACGGGTATGGGACAGCTCGGATAA
- a CDS encoding ABC transporter substrate-binding protein, protein MTLLLGSCTDRAWNNPYPGADDRANIMYSSFASRPKHLDPAQSYSSNEITFTGQIYEPPLQYHFLKRPYELIPLTVTQMPQVHYEDKDGKTVSENSKSLAYSVYEINIQAGIQYQPHPAFAIDEQGQARYFKVSRKQLDSLHTISDFQHTGSKELTADDYIYQIKRLAHPRLHSPIYGLMTEYIVGLKELGQTLKAANTELVKAQGESAFLDLNAFDLGGVQRVDRYTYRIKVFGKYPQFLFWLAMPFFAPVPQEVDRFYSQKGFKEKNLTLDWYPVGTGPYMLTVNNPNLIMVMQKNPNFHGERYPSQGEVTDAELGFLNDADKPLPFIDKVVYSLEKESIPSWNKFLQGYYDASGINSDSFDQAVRFNSQGEAGLSDDMKQKGIRLITGVGTSTYYMGFNMLDEVVGGLSEQKRYLRQAIAIVMDYEEYISIFANGRGIPAQGPLPPGIFGYRSGTEGMNPYVYEATEQGAIRRKAVDEAKRLLALAGYPGGRDAKTGKPLIIYFDTTATGPDDKALLDWYRKQFNKIDVQLVVRPTDYNRFQDKMRKGTAQLFRWGWNADYPDPENFLFLLYGPNGMKQTSGENAANYNNPEFDRLFEQMKTMDNTPQRQAIIDRMVDIVRKDSPWIWGLHPKNFSLYHQWFSNAKPNLMANNTLKYKRIDAQTRSGLRSQWNRPVLWPVWLSFLLLIVSLLPALTIYRQRVRATGVSSTGDRQ, encoded by the coding sequence ATGACTCTATTGCTTGGTTCCTGTACCGATCGTGCCTGGAACAATCCCTATCCTGGTGCCGACGACCGGGCCAATATTATGTACTCCTCATTTGCCAGCCGCCCCAAGCATCTGGATCCGGCTCAGTCCTATAGTTCCAATGAAATTACCTTTACCGGGCAGATTTATGAGCCGCCGTTACAATATCATTTTCTGAAGCGTCCTTATGAATTGATTCCCTTGACTGTGACACAAATGCCGCAGGTACATTATGAGGACAAAGACGGCAAGACGGTGTCAGAGAATTCCAAGAGCCTGGCTTACAGTGTTTATGAAATAAATATTCAAGCCGGAATTCAGTATCAACCGCACCCGGCTTTTGCCATTGATGAACAAGGTCAGGCGCGCTATTTCAAGGTGAGCAGGAAACAATTGGATTCCTTGCATACCATTTCGGACTTTCAGCATACGGGTTCCAAAGAATTGACGGCGGATGATTATATTTATCAGATAAAGCGACTGGCTCATCCCCGACTGCATTCCCCCATTTACGGTTTGATGACGGAATATATTGTGGGCTTAAAGGAGTTGGGGCAAACCTTAAAAGCGGCGAACACAGAGTTGGTAAAAGCACAGGGAGAATCGGCCTTTCTGGATTTAAATGCTTTTGATCTCGGCGGTGTGCAGCGAGTGGATCGATATACTTACCGAATTAAAGTATTCGGTAAGTATCCACAGTTTTTGTTTTGGCTGGCCATGCCTTTCTTTGCACCAGTACCTCAGGAGGTTGACCGGTTTTATTCTCAAAAAGGATTTAAGGAAAAAAATTTAACACTGGACTGGTATCCCGTGGGTACCGGACCCTACATGCTCACGGTGAACAATCCCAATTTGATAATGGTGATGCAAAAGAATCCCAATTTTCACGGAGAGCGTTATCCCAGCCAGGGAGAAGTCACTGATGCGGAACTGGGGTTTCTCAATGATGCAGACAAGCCGCTGCCCTTTATCGACAAGGTGGTCTACAGTCTGGAAAAAGAAAGCATCCCCAGTTGGAATAAATTTCTGCAGGGTTACTACGACGCCAGCGGTATTAATTCAGACAGCTTCGATCAGGCGGTACGCTTCAATAGCCAGGGGGAAGCGGGGCTGAGCGACGATATGAAGCAAAAAGGTATTCGTCTCATTACGGGCGTGGGGACATCCACTTACTACATGGGATTTAACATGCTCGATGAGGTGGTGGGTGGTTTGTCCGAGCAAAAACGCTATTTACGTCAGGCCATTGCAATAGTGATGGACTACGAGGAGTATATTTCCATTTTTGCCAATGGCCGTGGTATCCCGGCGCAAGGACCATTGCCCCCCGGTATATTCGGTTATCGGTCTGGTACGGAAGGAATGAATCCCTATGTGTATGAAGCCACGGAACAAGGCGCGATTCGGAGAAAAGCGGTTGACGAGGCCAAGCGGCTGTTAGCTTTGGCCGGTTATCCGGGTGGGCGCGATGCCAAAACCGGTAAGCCTTTAATCATTTATTTCGATACCACTGCAACAGGACCGGACGATAAAGCCCTATTGGATTGGTACCGCAAACAGTTCAATAAGATTGACGTACAACTGGTGGTACGTCCCACGGATTACAATCGATTTCAGGATAAAATGCGCAAGGGTACAGCGCAATTGTTTCGCTGGGGTTGGAATGCTGATTATCCGGATCCGGAAAACTTTCTGTTCTTATTGTACGGTCCCAATGGAATGAAACAAACCAGTGGCGAGAATGCAGCAAATTACAACAATCCGGAATTTGATCGTTTGTTTGAGCAAATGAAAACCATGGATAACACGCCGCAACGTCAGGCGATCATTGATAGAATGGTGGACATTGTTCGCAAAGACAGCCCCTGGATTTGGGGCTTGCATCCAAAAAATTTCAGTTTGTATCACCAGTGGTTCAGTAACGCCAAACCCAATTTGATGGCAAATAACACTCTTAAATACAAACGTATTGACGCGCAAACCAGATCCGGGCTGCGAAGTCAGTGGAATCGTCCTGTGTTATGGCCGGTGTGGCTGAGTTTTTTGTTGTTAATCGTGAGTTTGTTACCGGCACTGACTATTTACCGGCAACGGGTCAGGGCGACCGGGGTTTCGTCCACAGGGGATAGACAATGA
- a CDS encoding ABC transporter permease — protein sequence MIAYIVRRILYAIPILIGVNVLTFLLFFVVNSPDNMARMHLGVKRVTPEAIERWKQDHGYDKPLFYNSAPTDGGVFTDTIFFEKSVKLFAFEFGNADDGRNIGYDIRQRMWPSLAIAVPVLIFGLFLNISFALIIAFFRATYFDYTAVVLCVVLMSISSLFYIIGGQFLISKLLHLVPISGFDPSGVNAIKFLILPVLISVAGGVGSGTRWYRTIFLEEINKDYVRTARAKGLSETVVLFKHVLKNALIPILTGVVVVLPLLFMGSLILESFFGIPGLGSYTIDAIQQQDFAIVRAMVFLGAVLYIIGLILTDISYTLVDPRIRLGAG from the coding sequence ATGATTGCATATATTGTGCGGCGTATCCTCTATGCCATTCCCATTTTGATTGGGGTGAATGTATTAACCTTCCTGCTATTTTTTGTAGTGAATTCGCCGGATAATATGGCACGCATGCATTTGGGCGTAAAACGGGTCACGCCGGAAGCCATAGAGCGCTGGAAGCAGGATCACGGCTACGATAAACCGCTATTCTATAACAGTGCTCCGACGGATGGCGGAGTGTTTACCGATACCATTTTTTTCGAGAAATCGGTGAAGTTGTTTGCGTTTGAATTTGGTAATGCCGATGATGGCCGGAACATCGGTTACGATATCCGTCAGCGTATGTGGCCCAGCCTGGCCATTGCCGTACCGGTGCTTATATTTGGCTTGTTCCTGAACATTAGTTTTGCGTTGATCATTGCCTTTTTCCGGGCGACGTATTTTGATTATACCGCCGTGGTTTTGTGTGTTGTGCTGATGTCCATCTCCAGTTTGTTTTACATCATTGGCGGCCAGTTTCTTATCAGCAAGTTGTTGCATTTGGTGCCCATATCCGGTTTTGATCCTTCAGGGGTAAATGCTATCAAGTTCCTCATACTGCCGGTACTTATATCCGTGGCCGGCGGGGTGGGTTCCGGCACCAGATGGTATCGCACCATATTTCTGGAAGAAATCAACAAAGACTATGTACGCACTGCCAGGGCCAAGGGTTTAAGTGAGACCGTGGTGCTGTTTAAGCATGTATTGAAAAATGCATTGATCCCTATTTTGACCGGTGTGGTCGTAGTGCTGCCGTTACTGTTTATGGGAAGCCTGATACTGGAATCTTTTTTTGGTATCCCCGGCCTGGGGAGCTACACCATCGATGCAATTCAACAGCAGGATTTTGCCATTGTCCGGGCCATGGTGTTCTTGGGCGCGGTTTTGTACATCATCGGATTAATCCTCACGGATATTTCCTATACGCTGGTGGATCCTCGGATTCGCCTGGGGGCCGGGTAA
- a CDS encoding ABC transporter permease has protein sequence MGFKLIPLWTDVLVYVLLATIAAFAYQARHKEHLRAPWRHVARRKLAMSAMVVLLVYVAIGILDSIHFKLPLQQQQNNLSGEVHYGPELSVFDLLCGPLRTQTEKTYSEPFATRLFAKENIETPSGQIRDYPRLRFGGAHLNSEQDKAQDIVLGVLFAFILALLSVLIISAALSAWLVWRQQSLKQNFNQQFLCVLQGKTEIPWQSMLLTLGGLLLVFFTIVVFAGKYHILGTDKVGQDVLYLTLKSIRTGLLIGTLTTLIMLPFAIMMGIMAGYFRGWVDDVVQYIYTTLNAIPGVLLIAAAILSLQVYMANNPELFDSVSSRADMRLVFLCAILGVTSWTGLCRLLRGETLKLSQVDYIEAAHAFGVGHFKLMTRHILPNVMHIVLIAVVLDFSGLVLAEAVLSYVGVGVDPSMISWGNMINSARLELAREPVVWWSLIAAFIFMFVLVLAANLFSDAVRDAFDPRVNRAT, from the coding sequence ATGGGATTTAAACTGATACCGTTGTGGACGGATGTACTCGTGTACGTGCTCTTGGCTACTATAGCCGCGTTTGCCTACCAGGCTCGCCACAAAGAACATTTACGCGCTCCCTGGCGTCACGTTGCACGACGCAAGCTGGCCATGAGTGCCATGGTGGTGTTGCTGGTTTATGTTGCCATTGGAATCTTGGATTCCATCCATTTCAAGTTACCTTTACAACAGCAGCAGAATAACCTCTCGGGGGAAGTGCATTATGGCCCGGAGTTGAGTGTATTTGATTTACTCTGCGGTCCGCTGCGTACCCAAACAGAGAAAACCTACTCCGAACCTTTTGCCACCCGCTTGTTTGCCAAAGAGAACATAGAAACCCCATCAGGGCAGATTCGTGATTATCCAAGGCTACGTTTTGGCGGTGCGCATCTTAATAGTGAACAGGACAAGGCCCAGGATATTGTCTTGGGTGTATTATTTGCCTTTATTCTCGCCTTGCTGTCTGTGCTGATTATAAGCGCAGCCTTAAGCGCCTGGCTGGTATGGCGTCAACAAAGTTTGAAACAGAATTTTAATCAACAGTTCCTTTGCGTGCTCCAGGGTAAAACCGAAATCCCGTGGCAATCCATGTTGTTGACGTTGGGCGGGTTGTTGTTGGTTTTTTTCACTATCGTGGTCTTTGCCGGCAAGTATCATATATTGGGAACGGACAAAGTAGGGCAGGATGTGCTGTATTTGACTCTCAAGAGCATACGCACGGGTTTGCTGATTGGCACGCTCACAACACTGATTATGTTGCCCTTCGCTATTATGATGGGGATTATGGCGGGTTATTTTCGTGGTTGGGTGGATGATGTGGTGCAGTACATTTATACCACTTTAAACGCCATACCCGGTGTTTTACTCATTGCCGCGGCAATTTTATCACTGCAGGTATATATGGCCAATAATCCCGAGCTGTTTGACAGTGTGTCATCGCGAGCTGACATGCGCTTAGTGTTTCTATGTGCCATTTTGGGTGTGACCAGTTGGACCGGGTTGTGTCGGCTGCTGCGCGGAGAAACTCTGAAGTTATCTCAGGTGGACTATATTGAAGCGGCCCATGCTTTCGGAGTGGGCCACTTCAAATTGATGACCCGGCATATATTGCCCAATGTGATGCACATTGTGCTCATTGCCGTGGTTTTGGATTTTAGCGGTCTGGTGTTAGCCGAGGCAGTATTGTCCTATGTGGGGGTCGGGGTGGACCCGTCAATGATCAGCTGGGGCAATATGATTAACAGTGCCCGCTTGGAACTGGCACGGGAGCCGGTAGTTTGGTGGTCCTTGATTGCTGCATTTATTTTTATGTTTGTATTGGTGTTAGCGGCCAACTTGTTTTCCGATGCGGTGCGTGATGCATTTGATCCCAGAGTGAATCGGGCCACATGA
- a CDS encoding ABC transporter ATP-binding protein, which translates to MSEMLLSVNQLRTEFESGHQRARVVDGISFNIRKGETFALVGESGCGKSMTSLSIMRLVPEPAGRIASGQVLLDDTDLLQLPETAMRDIRGRRIAMIFQEPMTSLNPVLSVGTQIEESVLRHNSVKQGQTAQEKTLELLQAVGIPDPQLRYKEYPHQLSGGMKQRVMIAIALAGDPDLLIADEPTTALDVTIQAQVLGLLKQIQVDRGMAVLLITHDLGVVAGMADRVAVMYAGQIVEMAHRDAFFSQPKHPYSRKLFDSLPSLDKRRHNLAVIKGFVPSLSTPFKGCRFEPRCDSAWELCAQQVPHWLELDETTGVRCHLHDSSLAGQETKTSSKATKADVDSSDVQQITQTSPKALLSVQGLKVHFPIRKGLFQRVVGQVRAVDGVSMEIREGQTLALVGESGCGKTTAGKGILQLLRTTAGCINLDNVDLGTLSKTQMRQKRKDIQIIFQDPFSSMNPRMMVGDIIEEGMIAQNVGGNEEQRKRKVEELLSQVGLSAEIKYRYPHEFSGGQRQRICIARALALEPKLIVCDEPTSALDVSVQAQILNLLRRLQQQYGLAYLFITHDLSVVEYLAHEVAVMYLGRIVEQGTVQEVLREPLHPYTRALLSAVPSTDVHASRELVSLRGELPSPSSPPVGCHFNPRCKHAFQQCRNAYPQTRHMSESHRVNCFLYDE; encoded by the coding sequence ATGAGCGAAATGTTATTAAGTGTCAATCAGCTCCGCACGGAATTTGAAAGTGGTCACCAACGTGCCAGGGTGGTGGATGGTATCAGTTTTAACATCCGCAAGGGCGAGACCTTTGCCTTGGTCGGCGAATCGGGTTGCGGTAAATCCATGACGTCCTTGTCCATCATGCGTTTGGTGCCGGAACCGGCCGGTCGCATTGCCTCCGGTCAAGTGTTATTAGACGATACGGACTTACTGCAATTACCTGAAACGGCGATGCGCGATATACGCGGTCGGCGTATTGCCATGATATTTCAAGAACCCATGACCAGTTTAAACCCTGTTTTGAGCGTTGGCACTCAAATCGAGGAATCGGTGCTGCGGCACAATAGTGTCAAACAAGGTCAGACTGCTCAAGAAAAAACCTTGGAGTTGTTGCAAGCAGTTGGTATTCCAGACCCGCAACTGCGTTACAAGGAGTATCCGCACCAGTTGTCCGGTGGTATGAAACAACGGGTTATGATAGCTATTGCGCTGGCGGGAGATCCCGATTTACTCATAGCGGACGAACCCACCACGGCCTTGGATGTGACTATACAGGCGCAGGTATTGGGTCTGTTAAAGCAAATTCAGGTGGATCGAGGCATGGCGGTATTGTTGATTACCCATGATTTAGGGGTAGTGGCCGGTATGGCAGATCGCGTGGCGGTAATGTATGCGGGGCAAATAGTGGAGATGGCGCATCGGGACGCTTTTTTTAGTCAGCCGAAACACCCATATTCAAGGAAATTATTCGATTCTTTACCCTCCTTGGATAAACGCCGGCATAACCTGGCGGTTATCAAAGGCTTTGTACCTTCGTTGAGCACACCGTTCAAAGGGTGTCGGTTTGAACCCCGATGTGACAGTGCTTGGGAGTTGTGTGCGCAGCAGGTACCCCACTGGTTGGAGTTAGATGAAACAACCGGGGTTCGCTGTCACTTACACGACAGTTCACTTGCCGGTCAAGAGACAAAAACTTCTTCCAAGGCTACCAAGGCTGACGTGGATTCATCTGATGTACAGCAGATCACGCAAACAAGCCCCAAAGCCTTGTTGTCAGTGCAGGGACTCAAGGTGCATTTTCCCATTCGCAAAGGTTTGTTTCAGCGTGTGGTGGGACAGGTGCGCGCTGTAGATGGTGTATCCATGGAAATTCGGGAAGGGCAAACCCTGGCTTTGGTAGGCGAATCCGGTTGCGGAAAGACTACGGCAGGTAAAGGTATTCTGCAGTTGTTGCGAACCACAGCAGGTTGCATTAACTTGGACAATGTGGATTTGGGTACCTTATCAAAGACGCAAATGCGGCAAAAACGCAAAGACATACAAATTATTTTTCAGGACCCATTTTCCTCTATGAACCCCAGAATGATGGTGGGGGATATAATCGAAGAGGGCATGATCGCCCAAAACGTCGGAGGTAATGAGGAGCAACGCAAACGTAAAGTGGAGGAGTTGCTGTCTCAGGTGGGATTGTCAGCCGAGATTAAATACCGTTATCCTCATGAGTTCTCGGGGGGTCAGCGTCAACGTATCTGTATTGCTCGGGCTTTGGCATTGGAACCAAAATTGATCGTTTGTGATGAACCCACCAGTGCGTTGGATGTTTCGGTACAAGCGCAAATTCTCAATTTGTTAAGACGCTTACAACAACAATATGGTCTGGCCTATTTGTTTATCACCCATGATTTATCCGTGGTGGAATATTTAGCTCACGAGGTGGCGGTGATGTATCTGGGACGCATAGTAGAGCAAGGAACGGTGCAGGAAGTTTTACGGGAGCCGTTACACCCCTATACCCGGGCGTTGTTGTCGGCCGTTCCCAGTACGGATGTCCATGCGTCTCGGGAATTGGTCTCGCTGCGGGGAGAGCTGCCATCGCCATCCAGTCCGCCTGTGGGTTGTCATTTCAATCCTCGCTGCAAACACGCTTTTCAACAATGTCGTAATGCGTATCCGCAGACTCGGCACATGAGTGAAAGCCATCGGGTCAATTGCTTTCTCTATGACGAATAA
- a CDS encoding LysM peptidoglycan-binding domain-containing protein yields MTQPVELSYRKKTHLLPFLLILAVCSPSWAKDKSLIDDESSVAPWVKLTPLNTGSDAASAFDEFQPKDEEFVQGTKNIWDRLRSSFQLSGYEQAKVEAQLNWYRKHPNYINRVANRATPFLHYILEEVEKRNMPAEIALLPVVESAFQPFAYSPGSAAGLWQFIAPTGKQYGLKLNWWYDGRRDVYLATQAALEFLIDLHDQFDNDWLLALAAYNSGQGTVRKAIRKNLQAGRPTDFWSLKLPRETRDYVPKLLGIAALVDDPASYNIKLKPIPDKPYFTRVPTKTQLDLALAADLAGMKVQELYSLNPAFNRWATAPEGPHYLLIPINRAQQFQRNLVTLNTQQRVQWKRHKIQAGDTLSSIAAKYNASVEAIEKTNNIGAQIRSGDSLVIPIAAKKFQRFGTRAGQHMALSKRSKVKYKVQTGDTLLAIANKFDVTVRDITKWNGVLPDDTIVPGETLLLRPNNYSMYGQNGAPIQRTKIVAPPSKATKRKIKYRVKSGDSLSRISQVFRVNIKDVRKWNSLSGTDYLQPGQNLTLFVDVTRFSEKI; encoded by the coding sequence ATGACCCAACCGGTCGAGCTTTCGTACCGTAAAAAAACACATTTACTGCCATTTCTATTGATTTTGGCCGTGTGTTCTCCTTCCTGGGCCAAAGATAAATCCCTCATAGATGATGAGTCTTCCGTTGCACCGTGGGTGAAACTGACGCCTTTAAACACTGGCAGTGACGCAGCCTCCGCTTTTGATGAGTTCCAACCCAAGGACGAAGAATTCGTTCAGGGAACCAAAAACATCTGGGACCGCTTACGGTCTTCATTTCAACTGTCCGGCTACGAACAAGCAAAAGTAGAAGCTCAACTCAACTGGTATCGAAAACACCCCAACTACATTAATCGTGTTGCCAACCGAGCTACTCCATTTTTGCATTACATACTTGAAGAAGTTGAAAAACGCAATATGCCTGCGGAAATCGCTCTACTCCCGGTGGTGGAGAGCGCATTTCAGCCTTTTGCTTACTCACCCGGTTCAGCCGCAGGGCTATGGCAGTTTATCGCCCCTACCGGTAAACAATACGGACTGAAACTCAATTGGTGGTATGACGGACGTCGAGACGTTTATTTGGCGACCCAGGCAGCGTTGGAATTCTTAATTGACCTGCACGACCAGTTTGACAATGACTGGTTGCTGGCATTGGCGGCTTACAACTCCGGTCAAGGCACCGTCAGAAAAGCCATTCGTAAAAATCTCCAGGCCGGTCGTCCTACGGATTTCTGGTCTCTAAAACTGCCGCGGGAAACCCGCGACTACGTCCCCAAGTTATTGGGTATTGCGGCCTTAGTGGACGACCCGGCTTCCTATAACATAAAACTCAAGCCCATACCGGACAAGCCTTATTTTACCCGCGTACCCACCAAAACCCAGTTGGACCTGGCCTTGGCTGCCGACTTGGCCGGTATGAAAGTACAGGAACTGTATTCTCTGAATCCGGCATTCAATCGTTGGGCCACGGCACCGGAAGGCCCTCACTACTTGCTTATACCCATCAATCGTGCCCAACAGTTTCAGCGCAACTTGGTCACGCTCAACACCCAACAACGGGTACAGTGGAAGCGGCATAAAATTCAGGCAGGAGACACGCTGAGCAGTATCGCAGCCAAATACAACGCTTCGGTTGAGGCCATAGAGAAAACCAATAATATTGGCGCCCAGATTCGCAGTGGTGACAGCTTGGTGATTCCTATTGCCGCGAAGAAATTTCAGCGTTTTGGTACCCGTGCCGGACAACATATGGCCTTAAGTAAACGCAGCAAAGTTAAATATAAAGTTCAAACCGGTGATACTTTACTGGCCATCGCCAATAAATTCGATGTGACGGTCAGAGACATTACCAAGTGGAACGGCGTCCTTCCTGACGATACCATTGTGCCGGGTGAAACCCTATTACTGCGCCCTAACAATTATTCCATGTACGGCCAAAACGGTGCCCCCATACAGCGCACCAAAATCGTGGCCCCACCCAGCAAAGCCACCAAACGCAAAATCAAATATCGGGTCAAATCGGGAGACTCTCTTAGTAGAATTTCCCAGGTATTCCGGGTCAACATAAAAGATGTGCGCAAATGGAATTCCTTATCCGGAACCGACTATTTACAGCCGGGCCAGAACCTGACTTTGTTTGTGGATGTCACTCGTTTTTCTGAAAAAATATAG
- a CDS encoding class I SAM-dependent methyltransferase, which translates to MSWSLCEGDTEKQLRQWYGQFPGKWLVKRERQVLESVLGDLFGYYLMHVGNNDRLDYLDCSRISLRIIMSSSVEDVALASESRDHCVALTAEPEFLPVTADSLDVLILNHTLEFSNNPHQVLRETDRVLIPEGHVIILGFNPWGLWMLWRLAFGWRKKPPWCGRFVRIARLKDWLELLGFDIVRTQVYFFRPPLASRKVMQKLRFVEKLGQRFQLFFGAAYMVVAKKRVATLTPIKPRWRPRRGRLGEPELAGNSSVSSRQKHSANNANGIKERKNNKDG; encoded by the coding sequence ATGAGTTGGTCCCTCTGTGAAGGCGATACGGAAAAACAGCTGCGTCAGTGGTATGGGCAGTTTCCGGGGAAATGGTTGGTAAAACGCGAACGTCAAGTATTGGAAAGCGTGCTTGGGGATTTGTTTGGCTATTATCTGATGCATGTGGGTAATAACGATCGCTTGGATTACCTGGATTGCAGTCGAATTTCCTTGCGCATCATTATGAGTTCAAGTGTCGAAGATGTCGCTTTGGCATCCGAAAGCAGAGATCATTGTGTGGCTCTGACGGCAGAACCGGAGTTTTTGCCCGTTACCGCTGACAGTCTGGATGTTCTCATCCTAAACCACACCCTGGAATTTTCCAACAATCCGCACCAGGTGTTACGAGAAACGGACCGGGTATTAATTCCGGAGGGACATGTTATCATTCTCGGGTTTAATCCCTGGGGATTATGGATGTTATGGCGTTTGGCGTTTGGTTGGCGCAAAAAGCCGCCCTGGTGTGGTCGGTTTGTGCGAATAGCCCGCTTGAAAGACTGGCTGGAGCTATTGGGTTTCGACATTGTACGTACGCAAGTCTATTTTTTTCGACCACCCTTGGCCAGTCGTAAAGTGATGCAAAAATTGCGTTTCGTCGAGAAACTGGGGCAACGTTTCCAATTGTTTTTTGGTGCTGCTTATATGGTGGTGGCAAAAAAACGAGTAGCGACATTAACACCCATAAAACCACGCTGGCGTCCGCGTCGAGGGCGACTCGGGGAACCGGAGCTGGCCGGTAACTCGTCCGTGAGTAGTCGGCAAAAACATAGTGCAAATAATGCAAATGGCATAAAAGAAAGAAAAAACAATAAAGATGGATAA
- the rnhA gene encoding ribonuclease HI — translation MDKTVELFTDGACRGNPGPGGWGVLLRYKNTEKTLRGAEADTTNNRMELTAAIKGLEALKSRCRVDITTDSQYVKNGITQWINNWKRNSWKTAAKKPVKNEDLWRQLDSLVQQHEVRWHWVKGHAGHAENELADQLANQAIDAMLEG, via the coding sequence ATGGATAAAACAGTGGAGCTATTTACCGACGGTGCCTGTCGCGGCAACCCTGGACCCGGGGGGTGGGGTGTGTTATTGCGCTACAAAAACACGGAAAAAACCTTACGTGGGGCAGAAGCCGATACCACCAACAATCGTATGGAGCTTACGGCTGCCATCAAAGGCTTGGAAGCTCTAAAATCGCGCTGTCGTGTGGATATAACCACCGATTCTCAATACGTAAAAAACGGTATCACTCAGTGGATCAATAATTGGAAGCGTAATTCCTGGAAAACCGCTGCCAAGAAACCGGTGAAGAACGAGGACTTGTGGCGACAATTGGATAGTTTGGTGCAGCAACATGAGGTTCGTTGGCATTGGGTCAAGGGGCATGCGGGACATGCAGAGAATGAGTTGGCGGACCAGTTGGCCAATCAAGCCATAGATGCGATGTTGGAGGGATAA